A part of Neodiprion pinetum isolate iyNeoPine1 chromosome 4, iyNeoPine1.2, whole genome shotgun sequence genomic DNA contains:
- the LOC124216482 gene encoding histone H4 — protein sequence MTGRGKGGKGLGKGGAKRHRKVLRDNIQGITKPAIRRLARRGGVKRISGLIYEETRGVLKVFLENVIRDAVTYTEHAKRKTVTAMDVVYALKRQGRTLYGFGG from the coding sequence ATGACTGGTCGTGGTAAGGGAGGAAAGGGTTTGGGAAAAGGAGGAGCCAAGCGGCACAGGAAGGTGCTTCGTGACAACATCCAAGGAATCACCAAGCCTGCTATTCGGCGTCTGGCTCGTCGTGGTGGAGTCAAAAGAATCTCCGGTCTTATATACGAAGAGACTCGTGGCGTTCTCAAAGTGTTTCTTGAGAACGTGATCCGTGATGCAGTCACTTACACCGAGCACGCCAAGAGGAAAACTGTAACAGCTATGGACGTAGTCTACGCTCTCAAACGTCAGGGTCGTACTCTGTACGGTTTCGGCGGTTAA
- the LOC124216481 gene encoding histone H3 — translation MARTKQTARKSTGGKAPRKQLATKAARKSAPATGGVKKPHRYRPGTVALREIRRYQKSTELLIRKLPFQRLVREIAQDFKTDLRFQSSAVMALQEASEAYLVGLFEDTNLCAIHAKRVTIMPKDIQLARRIRGERA, via the coding sequence ATGGCTCGTACTAAGCAGACTGCTCGTAAATCCACTGGTGGCAAAGCTCCTCGTAAACAACTGGCGACCAAGGCAGCACGGAAGAGTGCACCGGCCACGGGTGGCGTTAAAAAGCCGCATCGGTACCGTCCTGGCACCGTTGCACTTCGTGAGATCCGTCGTTACCAGAAGAGCACTGAGCTGTTGATCCGCAAGTTGCCGTTCCAACGACTCGTTCGTGAAATAGCCCAAGACTTTAAGACCGACCTGAGATTCCAGAGTTCTGCTGTTATGGCTCTTCAGGAGGCAAGCGAAGCTTACCTTGTTGGATTGTTTGAGGATACTAACTTGTGTGCAATTCATGCCAAGCGAGTCACCATCATGCCTAAAGACATACAACTGGCTCGTCGTATTCGTGGTGAACGTGCTTAA
- the mRpL20 gene encoding large ribosomal subunit protein bL20m has product MVFQSLTLFARSRGPDEFWRKRKIFKLAAHFVGRKRNCYSIAIRYVHRALRYATMSRKLKKADMLNLWNTRLTAACAEHDINLRTFKEALMRNNILIDRKTLVDLAIWEPRSFKSLTQLAIARGKQDGLNDVMYVKTPPGVITRGMLK; this is encoded by the exons ATGGTTTTTCAATCATTGACGTTATTCGCGCGGTCGAGAGGTCCAGATGAGTTCTGGCGTaaaaggaaaattttcaaactcgcCGCA CACTTCGTTGGCCGTAAGAGAAACTGCTACAGTATCGCTATAAGATATGTACATCGTGCTTTGCGTTATGCTACTATGAGTAGGAAGCTCAAGAAAGCTGATATGTTGAAT CTCTGGAACACAAGGCTCACAGCTGCATGTGCCGAGCATGATATAAATCTCCGGACATTTAAAGAGGCGTTGATGCGAAACAATATTCTGATCGATAGAAAGACTCTGGTTGATCTGGCAATATGGGAACCCAGAAGTTTTAAGTCACTGACTCAATTAGCAATTGCCAGAGGAAAGCAGGATGGTCTTAATGATGTGATGTATGTAAAAACACCACCTGGTGTAATAACAAGAGGAATGCTTAAGTGA
- the LOC124216480 gene encoding histone H1-like gives MADKVASPVAAATPTSPAVQAKKGAAALKSQKPRTKPAHPRTSEMVNSAISTLKERGGSSLQAIKKYISATYKIDGEKQAPFIKKYLKAAVSTGALVQTKGKGASGSFKISATKSETSKPKVKPAAPKPAVLKKKAAPSAVSSNKKVSAAKKAAAAKKTGAASSVVTKEKRKVARSPAAKPPKAKSSSKAKKVAKAPTSKPKAPKPKKATAAPKTAKLAPKKAAAPKKK, from the coding sequence ATGGCAGACAAGGTAGCATCACCTGTAGCAGCCGCTACTCCAACCAGTCCGGCTGTACAAGCGAAGAAAGGTGCCGCTGCTCTGAAATCGCAGAAACCTCGTACCAAGCCGGCGCATCCTCGTACGTCTGAGATGGTCAACTCTGCAATTTCTACTCTGAAGGAACGCGGAGGTTCATCTCTGCAGGCTATTAAGAAGTACATCTCAGCTACGTACAAGATCGACGGAGAAAAACAAGCACCTTTCATCAAGAAATACCTGAAGGCTGCTGTCAGCACTGGAGCTTTAGTTCAGACCAAGGGCAAGGGAGCTTCTGGCTCGTTCAAGATTTCTGCTACGAAGAGTGAGACTTCCAAACCCAAGGTAAAACCAGCAGCACCAAAACCAGCTGTACTCAAGAAGAAGGCTGCCCCCTCAGCCGTTTCTTCTAATAAGAAGGTGAGTGCCGCCAAGAAAGCAGCTGCAGCGAAAAAAACCGGTGCTGCTAGTAGTGTTGTCACAAAGGAAAAGCGTAAAGTCGCTAGATCCCCGGCCGCCAAACCACCAAAAGCAAAGAGCTCTTCCAAGGCCAAAAAAGTCGCTAAAGCACCTACAAGCAAGCCTAAAGCACCGAAACCGAAAAAGGCAACAGCTGCCCCGAAAACCGCCAAGCTAGCACCGAAGAAAGCGGCTGCTCCTAAAAAGAAGTAA
- the LOC124218165 gene encoding 10 kDa heat shock protein, mitochondrial — MAVAAAAKRLIPLFDRVLIQRAEAVTKTKGGIVIPEKAQAKVLKGTVVAIGPGSRNNKGEHMPLSVKVGDVVLLPEYGGTKVELEENKEFHLFRESDILAKLES; from the exons ATG GCCGTCGCCGCTGCAGCTAAGAGGTTGATCCCACTTTTTGATCGAGTATTGATACAGAGGGCCGAAGCTGTGACTAAAACAAAGGGTGGCATTGTTATCCCAGAAAAAGCTCAAGCCAAAGTACTCAAAGGCACTGTTGTTGCAATAGGTCCTGGATCTAGGAACAAT AAGGGAGAACACATGCCTTTGAGTGTCAAAGTCGGAGATGTTGTGCTGCTACCAGAATATGGTGGAACGAAAGTTGAGCTTGAAGAGAATAAGGAGTTCCACCTATTCCGTGAATCTGATATCCTTGCTAAATTGGAATCTTAA
- the Tpi gene encoding triose phosphate isomerase — protein sequence MGRKFFVGGNWKMNGVKKEIDEIVAFLKTGPLDPNVEVVVGVPAIYLNYAKSILPANVQVSAQNSYKVAKGAFTGEISPAMLVDNEIPWVILGHSERRNVFGESDELISEKIAHALEAGVKVIACIGEKLDEREAGKTEEVVFRQTKAIADKIKSWDNVVLAYEPVWAIGTGKTATPQQAQEVHDKLRQWLSTTVNPAVSESLRIIYGGSVTAGNAKELAKEKDIDGFLVGGASLKPDFVQIVNAKQ from the exons ATGGGTCGTAAATTTTTCGTTGGTGGTAACTGGAAGATGAATGGAGTGAAAAAGGAAATAGACGAAATCGTCGCATTTCTAAAGACCGGCCCCCTCGACCCGAATGTCG AGGTCGTTGTTGGTGTACCTGCCATTTACCTGAACTATGCCAAGAGTATATTACCTGCCAACGTACAAGTCAGTGCACAGAACAGTTACAAGGTAGCTAAAGGTGCTTTTACTGGAGAAATTAGCCCTGCGATGCTTGTGGACAATGAGATCCCTTGGGTAATCCTAGGACACTCTGAACGTCGAAACGTGTTTGGCGAGTCAGATGAACTCATTTCTGAAAAGATTGCTCATGCCCTTGAAGCTGGTGTAAAG GTGATTGCCTGTATCGGAGAGAAACTGGACGAACGTGAAGCTGGAAAGACTGAAGAAGTTGTGTTCAGGCAGACTAAGGCGATTGCGGATAAAATCAAATCCTGGGACAATGTTGTACTCGCTTACGAACCAGTATGGGCCATCGGTACAGGAAAAACAGCAACGCCTCAACAAGCTCAGGAGGTGCATGACAAACTTAGGCAATGGTTATCAACGACTGTTAATCCTGCTGTCTCTGAATCTCTGAGGATTATTTACGGTGGTTCTGTGACAGCAGGAAACGCCAAAGAGCTAGCTAAGGAAAAAGATATCGATGGCTTTTTGGTCGGCGGTGCTTCTCTGAAGCCAGATTTCGTACAAATAGTTAACGCTAAGCAATAG
- the Sas10 gene encoding something about silencing protein 10 isoform X2 has product MKSDIEGLQEDDDLPNEKAWGNKKSRFHSTDYVDQDYASTNQQDLEAAELEEQEARNIQKRLAEQLDDADFGLDLLETKQDQEENEDCQQTVKTDLSKLTKREKQALFMKESPEFTGLVTDLKECLTEARDILEPFLKLIKNGKFSESAGLTFVRTKYHVILNYCTNILYYLMLKADRVPVNSHPVIKRLAQYRQLLNQLKSGQGELLEEAVEILKAAENNQSLYNLDNVEFDKKSRKRPSAVLPDEQIKTGKRNFVETVQDEKPIEQTEDENSEVNENADETENQGTEVMFEDVDGKRAITRQIAKNKGLTPHRRKDLRNPRVKLRNKYRKAKIRRKGAVREVRKEETRYGGETFGINARVKKSIKLK; this is encoded by the exons ATGAAATCCGACATCGAAGGTTTGCAGGAGGATGACGATTTGCCTAACGAAAAAGCTTGGGGAAATAAAAAGAGCAGGTTCCATTCTACTGATTATGTCGACCAGGATTACGCTTCGACTAATCAGCAGGACTTGGAGGCTGCAGAACTTGAAGAACAGGAAGcaagaaatattcaaaaaagaTTGGCAGAACAGCTGGATGATGCTGATTTTGGATTGGACCTACTTGAGACTAAACAAGATCAGGAAGAGAATGAAGATTGTCAACAGACAGTGAAAACCGATTTAAGCAAACTCACTAAAAGGGAAAAGCAGGCGTTATTTATGAAAGAGAGTCCTGAATTTACTGGGCTTGTAACGGACTTGAAAG aaTGCCTGACTGAAGCACGAGATATTCTAGAACCATTTTTaaagttaattaaaaatgGTAAATTCTCGGAGTCTGCCGGCTTAACATTTGTCAGGACCAAGTACCATGTCATTCTGAACTACTGCACCAACATACTATATTATCTGATGCTGAAAGCAGATAGAGTACCTGTTAATTCGCATCCAGTTATCAAAAGGTTAGCACAGTACCGCCAGCTCCTAAATCAGTTAAAATCTGGACAAGGAGAATTGTTAGAAGAAGctgttgaaatattgaaagctGCTGAAAACAACCAATCGCTTTACAATCTGGACAATgttgaatttgataaaaagaGCCGAAAGAGGCCATCCGCTGTTTTACCTGATGAGCAGATAAAAACTGGCAAGAGAAACTTTGTTGAAACTGTTCAGGATGAAAAACCAATTGAACAGACGGAGGATGAAAATTCTGAGGTGAATGAAAACGCTGACGAGACTGAGAACCAGGGTACTGAAGTTATGTTTGAAGATGTTGATGGCAAGCGAGCCATTACTCGCCAAATTGCAAAGAATAAGGGACTGACCCCGCACCGTCGGAAGGATCTACGCAACCCAAGAGTTAAACTCAGGAACAAGTATCGCAAGGCTAAAATTCGAAGAAAGGGAGCA GTGAGAGAAGTCAGAAAGGAGGAGACACGCTATGGTGGAGAGACCTTTGGAATCAATGCTCGCGTTAAGAAGAGCATTAAGTTGaagtga
- the LOC124218164 gene encoding histone H2B-like — MTPKSSGKAAKKAGKAQKNISKGDKKKKRKRKESYAIYIYKVLKQVHPDTGISSKAMSIMNSFVNDIFERIAAESSRLAHYNKRSTITSREIQTAVRLLLPGELAKHAVSEGTKAVTKYTSSK; from the coding sequence ATGACGCCAAAGTCTAGTGGTAAAGCAGCGAAGAAAGCCGGTAAGGCTCAGAAGAATATATCGAAGGGtgacaagaagaagaagcgcaAGAGGAAGGAGAGCTACGCTATCTACATCTACAAAGTCCTGAAGCAGGTCCACCCAGACACTGGTATTTCGAGCAAAGCTATGAGCATCATGAACAGCTTTGTCAACGACATTTTCGAGCGCATTGCCGCCGAATCGTCTCGTCTAGCTCATTACAACAAGCGCTCGACGATCACATCTCGGGAGATTCAAACTGCTGTTCGCCTTCTGCTTCCTGGAGAACTTGCTAAGCACGCTGTCAGCGAGGGTACCAAAGCTGTCACCAAATACACCAGCTCGAAATAA
- the Sas10 gene encoding something about silencing protein 10 isoform X1, producing the protein MSRKIKFRDADENLYGFETGDVSDSEEEYSKEDKRLLEKVRKKRTVDNYDSEDEVYGLHADEDVDNDDDDDGSDSMKSDIEGLQEDDDLPNEKAWGNKKSRFHSTDYVDQDYASTNQQDLEAAELEEQEARNIQKRLAEQLDDADFGLDLLETKQDQEENEDCQQTVKTDLSKLTKREKQALFMKESPEFTGLVTDLKECLTEARDILEPFLKLIKNGKFSESAGLTFVRTKYHVILNYCTNILYYLMLKADRVPVNSHPVIKRLAQYRQLLNQLKSGQGELLEEAVEILKAAENNQSLYNLDNVEFDKKSRKRPSAVLPDEQIKTGKRNFVETVQDEKPIEQTEDENSEVNENADETENQGTEVMFEDVDGKRAITRQIAKNKGLTPHRRKDLRNPRVKLRNKYRKAKIRRKGAVREVRKEETRYGGETFGINARVKKSIKLK; encoded by the exons ATGAGTCGCAAAATAAA ATTTCGAGATgctgatgaaaatttgtatggCTTCGAAACTGGCGACGTATCAGATTCAGAGGAGGAGTATTCCAAGGAAGACAAACGACTGTTGGAGAAAGTtcggaaaaaaagaacagtaGACAATTATGACAGTGAAGATGAAGTCTATGGACTTCATGCTGACGAGGATGTGGAcaacgatgatgatgacgatggaTCAGATTCTATGAAATCCGACATCGAAGGTTTGCAGGAGGATGACGATTTGCCTAACGAAAAAGCTTGGGGAAATAAAAAGAGCAGGTTCCATTCTACTGATTATGTCGACCAGGATTACGCTTCGACTAATCAGCAGGACTTGGAGGCTGCAGAACTTGAAGAACAGGAAGcaagaaatattcaaaaaagaTTGGCAGAACAGCTGGATGATGCTGATTTTGGATTGGACCTACTTGAGACTAAACAAGATCAGGAAGAGAATGAAGATTGTCAACAGACAGTGAAAACCGATTTAAGCAAACTCACTAAAAGGGAAAAGCAGGCGTTATTTATGAAAGAGAGTCCTGAATTTACTGGGCTTGTAACGGACTTGAAAG aaTGCCTGACTGAAGCACGAGATATTCTAGAACCATTTTTaaagttaattaaaaatgGTAAATTCTCGGAGTCTGCCGGCTTAACATTTGTCAGGACCAAGTACCATGTCATTCTGAACTACTGCACCAACATACTATATTATCTGATGCTGAAAGCAGATAGAGTACCTGTTAATTCGCATCCAGTTATCAAAAGGTTAGCACAGTACCGCCAGCTCCTAAATCAGTTAAAATCTGGACAAGGAGAATTGTTAGAAGAAGctgttgaaatattgaaagctGCTGAAAACAACCAATCGCTTTACAATCTGGACAATgttgaatttgataaaaagaGCCGAAAGAGGCCATCCGCTGTTTTACCTGATGAGCAGATAAAAACTGGCAAGAGAAACTTTGTTGAAACTGTTCAGGATGAAAAACCAATTGAACAGACGGAGGATGAAAATTCTGAGGTGAATGAAAACGCTGACGAGACTGAGAACCAGGGTACTGAAGTTATGTTTGAAGATGTTGATGGCAAGCGAGCCATTACTCGCCAAATTGCAAAGAATAAGGGACTGACCCCGCACCGTCGGAAGGATCTACGCAACCCAAGAGTTAAACTCAGGAACAAGTATCGCAAGGCTAAAATTCGAAGAAAGGGAGCA GTGAGAGAAGTCAGAAAGGAGGAGACACGCTATGGTGGAGAGACCTTTGGAATCAATGCTCGCGTTAAGAAGAGCATTAAGTTGaagtga
- the e(r) gene encoding enhancer of rudimentary homolog translates to MSHTILLVQPGTRPETRTYSDYESVNECMEGVCKIYEEHLKRRNPNTPTITYDISQLFDFVDQLTDLSCLVYQKSTNTYAPYNKDWIKEKIYVLLRRAAGHSE, encoded by the exons ATG TCTCACACTATATTGCTTGTTCAGCCAGGAACCAGGCCTGAAACGAGGACATACTCGGATTATGAAAGTGTCAACGAGTGTATggaag gtgTATGCAAAATCTATGAAGAGCATTTGAAGAGGCGAAATCCCAACACACCTACCATCACATATGACATCAGTCAATTATTTGACTTTGTTGATCAATTGACAGACTTGTCATGTTTGGTTTACCAAAAATCGACAAACACTTATGCCCCCTATAACAAGGATTggatcaaagaaaaaatatatgtgtTATTACGCCGAGCCGCTGGCCACAGCGAATAA